CGTACTCGATCTCGCTGTCGAATCCGCGAGGCTCGCCAACCGGGCGATGGAACGGCTGCGTCCGCGTGACGGCGAAGTCGCCCGCGAGCACCTCGTCGACGTAGAACGCCATCGTGTAGGCACTTGAGATGCCGAAGTTATTCACCGAAGCGCACGCGTCGAACACCATCGAGGAAGCGCCCATGCGGTAGCGCGAGGGCGGCGCGATGATCACGTAGTCGGCCCGGTCGCCGATGCCACGGGCCGCCAGCTCGCCGAACAGCGCGACCAGGTTCTCGTCGTTGAAGGCCGCGAAGTTCGCCGCGTCGGGCGTCATGTAGAGCACGGCCGTCTCGGGCAGGCCGCGCGCGGCGATGTACTCGTTGGCCGCTCGCATCGCATCCGGCGAGCCTGGGTCGACCACCAGGACGGCGTGCTCTGCCACGCCCGGTCCGGCCTGGCCGACCCGCGCAAGCAACGCACCGACCAACAGGGCCGCCGTTGCGGCCTTCCGTGCGAATCCGTTCTCAACCATTCCTGAGCCTCCCCGCGGCCGTGCCGCCTTCCATGCAGTGTCGCCCATCTTCCCTTCGCGTGCAACCCCGGAGGGGCCGAACTTCCCCGTTCCAACCGACAAGATTCTGAAGATTTGGGTAGAGTTTGGTATTGTTTCGGTCGGCCGTATCGGCGAGACTGTGCGATGGAGGACGCGGGGATGGTGTTGATCGGGGGTTCATTGCAATGCACGTCCACGTCTGCCGCCACGCCCAGGCCGAGTCGAGTTCGGTCACGGGCCTCGACTTCGACCGCCCACTGACGCGGGACGGTCGCCTCCAGGCCCGATATCTCGCCGGGCTCATGAGCGGGCTGCTGCCACCCGAGCGACCGAGGCGGATCTTGGCAAGCCCGGCCGTCCGTACCTACCAGACCGCGCAGACCATCGCCGACGAGCTGGGTACCGGCGTGACCACGCTCGACCTGCTGCTGCCGGCGTGCGCCGCCGGCGAAGCGATCGCAGCCCTCGAGGAATTCGCCTGCGAGTCGCCCGTGCTGCTCGTCGGCCATAACCCCACCGTCACCGCCGTCGTGTCCGTCCTGCTCCACGGCGTGGCCGCGGGCATGCTGATGCCCGGCCCGGCGCTCCGGACCGGACAAATGGCGTCGCTCGTTGCCCCACACGGCATCAACCCGGGCGACTGTGAGCTCATCGAGCTGCACCGATACGAGCCCGCTCTGGCGTCGTGATCAGGGCCGGCGGTCCCGACGGCCGCACCAGGCACACACGCCCCTTTCACCGATTGGGCCACCGCACGCACCGCACGGCTCGACCGAGGCGAGTTCGCTGATGCTCGGCGCGGCGTCGTAACAATCGTGGAGCGCTTCGGGGCCGTGCGTTTCGACGATCAGCGCCGCGACGTCGACGGCTGAACCGCAGGCCGGACACGCTTGCAGCGAGGCGTCGAGCGGCAGGGACGACTGGCACTCTGGACAATCGGGAGCCAGTTCGGGGTCGAGCACGCTCAAGTCGGGCTCGGCCAGGTCATCGAGCTCACCCTCGAGCTCCATCGGCTCGCTGGCCCATTGCTCGAGGAGGTAGTTCGCGAGTTCCGCGTCGGACTTTGCCCCGAGGACGACCTCGTAGATACCGCCGCCGCGCCCCATCCCCCACGACATCGCCCCGTCGCTATTGCCGCCCACGACCTCGGCCGGCACCCCGTTCTGCACGAGATACTCCCGGGCCGACATCGCGTGGACGGCAGAGCGGAATCGAAACGGTGGTCCCCGGCGCAAGGCGTGTCCCTCAGGCGGTCGGCGCCGCTTCTTCGGCGTCGGCCCGCATGAACAGCGCCTCGCCCTTGGTCACCGGCGTTCCGGCTTCGAGCCCGAACCCACCGCGCCACTTGGAAAACGCCTCGAGCTGGCCGTCGCTCGGCACGCGGGAGCCGAGCATGCCAAGCACGTCGGCCGATTTCTTCGGCATGAAGGGCAGGAACAGCACCGCTGCAATGCGCAACGCCTCGGCACAGTTGAAGAGGATCAACGCGAGGTCGGCGTAGTTTGGGTCGTCCGGCCCCGTGACTTTCTTGGCCAAGCGGAAGGGCTCGGTGTTATTGATGTATCCGTCGACGGCCGTCACGATCGCCAGGCCCTGGTGGGCCGCCCCATGAAGGTCGACCTGATCGAACAACGCCCGGGCGGTCTCCACGTGGCCCTCGGTCAGGTGCGGCCAATCGACGCCGCCGTGTACCGTCGCGTCGCGGGCCTGCGGTACCACGCCGTCGAAGTACTTGTGGATCATGTTGACGACACGGCTCGCGCAGTTGCCCAGCCCGTTGGCGAGCTCGGCGTTGTACACGTCCACGAAGTTGGTGTGCGCAAAATCGGCGTCGGTCGGGCCTAGCGGTCCCTGCGTCGAAAGGTACCACCGGACCGCGTCGACCGAGTATCGCTCGCCGTAGGCGCGGAGCTGATCGATCTCGATGAAGTTGCCCATGCTCTTGGACATCTTCCGCCCCTCGGCCACGAAGTACGCGTGTGCATAGACGCAACCCGGCAGCGGCTCGTCGAGCGCCATGAGCATCGCGGGCCACACCACGGCGTGGAACCACAGGATGTCCTTCGCCAGCAGGTGGATCGATGCGGGCCAATAGTGCCGTCGCTCGGGCGTATCGACCACGGTGAGGTAGTTGCACAGCGCCTCGATCCAAACGTACACGCGGTGTCCGGGATCGTTTGGCATGCGGATGCCCCAGTCCTCCCCGCCGTCGTCCTTCACCGCACGGCTGACGGGGACGTCTTGCAGGCCCTGGCGCAGCCGCCCCAAGACCTCGTTGCGACGGGCCTCGGGCTGGACGAACCGGGGATGCTCATCGAGATAGGCATTGAGCTTGTCCTCAAACGCCGAGAGCCTGAAGAAGTAGTTCTGCTCGGTCCGCTTGTCGAGGGGCTTGCCGCTCACCGGGCTCTTGTAGTCGTGCGCCTTGGCGACCGACTCGGTCACGTACTCCTCCTGCCCAGGGTCGTACCAACCGACGTAGTCGCCCAGATAGATGTCGCCGCTATCGACGAGCTTCTGGATGTACGAGCTTGCCCGCGTCTTGTGCCGATCCTCGCTGGTTCGCACGAAGTCGTCCTGCACGATCTCCATGAAGGCAAAGGCCTCGCGGAAGGCCTGCGCGTTCTGATCGGCCCAGGCTTGGACGCTCACGCCGGCTTCGCGGGCGCGGTCGATCACCTTCTCCGCGTGCTCGTCCGTACCGGTGAGCATGAGCACGTCGTCGCCCGCCAGGCGATGGAAGCGTGCGATGACGTCGGCCAGCAGCGTGGTATAGCAGTGCCCGATGTGCGGGCGATCGTTGACGTAGTAGATGGGCGTCGTCGCGTAGAACGTGGGCATGCCGGAGTGTATGGCCGACCCCGCCCACGCTCGCGTCCACCGGCTCAGCCTTCTCGCGATTCGTCCTGGTGCAATTCGCCGATCCCAGCGAGGCCCGGCAGTTGGATCGCCGGCAGCCTCGGAGCCAGCGCCTCGGCGAATCGGAAGAGTTCCATCCCTTCCATCGCCTCCATCAGGGCCATCATCGCCTCATACTTCGCGTCGTCGGAATCGGCGTCGCGCACGGCCTGCAACTCGGTCGAGAACCTCGACGCGTCCAGCCCCGCCTCGCGTACCGCCTCGCCCGCGTGGGCCGCACCGCGAACGGCCACCGACTTGAACATGCGCATCGCGTCGTCGGTCAGGCTGGTCATGGTGGTGCGAGCCATGAGCAGCTGCATCTGCTGCTGCTGCTCGTCGGGCGACATCTGCATGACCTGGTTGCTCAAGGCCTCGCTGCGCGCACGCACGTACTGCTGCACGATCCGGCGATTGGTCTCGCCCTGGTCGTTGCTGAGCACGCCCTCGGTGACCAGGTACGACGACAGATTCGTCACCGAACCCAGCGCCTTCATGACTTCCGACGCGTGGGCCAACTCGGCCCGAGCCTCGATCGTAATGCCGTCGAAGAGTCCCTGGGCGGCCTCGAGGGCAAGGTCAGGGTTCTCGATCACCAGCCGCTGCACGTCGGCCAGCCATGCCCGTACGCCTTCCTCCACCCGCTCTTGCAGATCGGCGGGAATCGTCGGATTGACCGGCAGCGCCGCGATGTCGAGCCACGTAGACGGCGGCACGGGCATGCCGTCCTCGCCCGTCGTGAAGATGTTCTCGAACTCCGGCTGTGCCGGCTGTGGTGCGAGGCCAACTGGGGCCGGCGGCCGTTCGGGCGTCGCCTGGGCGAGCACGGCCGCGGAGACGGCGCCGACCGCGAGGCCGACGGAAAGCTTCTGGAACGTGCGGATCATCGATCTCCCCTTCCCGCGAGGCGGGCTGGCTCTGTGCACTGCTGCGTCATGCCCCCAAGGTGGTCATTGTTGGCCACGTGGGCGGCGGTCTCGACCCCCACTATCCGTCGGCGCCGGTCGTCGGAGTGGGGTACTTGCCCTCGAAGAAGCCCGGCTCGGGCGCTTCGTATCCCGTCCGCGCCTCGATGAGCTGGCGGTGGGCCTCGGGCGGCAGCTTGACGGCCACGTCCCAGAAGTCGGCGACCGTCATGGGGCCGTCCATCGCCACCACGGGCTCGAGCTCCTTGGCGACGTCATCGCTGACGTCGAGCCCGGCCAGCACGCCGCGGAAGTCGGGCTCGGTGACGCGGAGCTGGCGTGCGTAGGACGCCTTGGCATCCTTGATGATCTGCTGCAGCCGCCAGGGGCGCTTGATGTTGCCCGGCAGGGCCACGGAAGCGTCGTTCATCTCATCGTTGTCGCGCACCATCTTCAGGAGCTCGATGCGTGCGTCGAAGATGTGCCCGCCGTCGTACTCGTTGGCGATCCGCGCGAGCTCGATGAGCGTGTCCCATTCGATGCCGTTGCGAATGCGTTGATCGTTGTGGAAGGTCGAGGGCGCGGGCAGCTTCTCGTTGAGCCACGCACCGAACATGAGCCCCGCCAACCGCCAGTCCTCGTCGATGACGGCTTGTTCCAGAGGTGCATCCTCGACCGGGCCGTGGCCCGCAGCGACAAGCAGGAACTCGTACAGCCGCAGTGCCTGCTCATCAAAGACCGCATCGCGATCGGCCAGCAGCCGGTCGAGCG
This Phycisphaerales bacterium DNA region includes the following protein-coding sequences:
- a CDS encoding histidine phosphatase family protein — protein: MHVHVCRHAQAESSSVTGLDFDRPLTRDGRLQARYLAGLMSGLLPPERPRRILASPAVRTYQTAQTIADELGTGVTTLDLLLPACAAGEAIAALEEFACESPVLLVGHNPTVTAVVSVLLHGVAAGMLMPGPALRTGQMASLVAPHGINPGDCELIELHRYEPALAS
- the metG gene encoding methionine--tRNA ligase — its product is MPTFYATTPIYYVNDRPHIGHCYTTLLADVIARFHRLAGDDVLMLTGTDEHAEKVIDRAREAGVSVQAWADQNAQAFREAFAFMEIVQDDFVRTSEDRHKTRASSYIQKLVDSGDIYLGDYVGWYDPGQEEYVTESVAKAHDYKSPVSGKPLDKRTEQNYFFRLSAFEDKLNAYLDEHPRFVQPEARRNEVLGRLRQGLQDVPVSRAVKDDGGEDWGIRMPNDPGHRVYVWIEALCNYLTVVDTPERRHYWPASIHLLAKDILWFHAVVWPAMLMALDEPLPGCVYAHAYFVAEGRKMSKSMGNFIEIDQLRAYGERYSVDAVRWYLSTQGPLGPTDADFAHTNFVDVYNAELANGLGNCASRVVNMIHKYFDGVVPQARDATVHGGVDWPHLTEGHVETARALFDQVDLHGAAHQGLAIVTAVDGYINNTEPFRLAKKVTGPDDPNYADLALILFNCAEALRIAAVLFLPFMPKKSADVLGMLGSRVPSDGQLEAFSKWRGGFGLEAGTPVTKGEALFMRADAEEAAPTA